Within Aricia agestis chromosome Z, ilAriAges1.1, whole genome shotgun sequence, the genomic segment ttctAGAGGCACAATGTAGCAAATACTCAATTGTGTATATTTGCTAGGATGATCTTAAAGTCAAATTCAAAAGAGACATTTCAAAGTTAAATGAATTAATAAACCTGAACAGTCATTTTATTCTTAGTCTTCCAAGTGTATCTTCTAACAATGTCGATATTGGTACTGGATATACAAGGACTATGTTCAGACTTTGGCAGGAATTCTTCAGACACTTTGGGGTCCTTTAGTTTTTTGGTACCAATGGGTACTTTTGGCATGAATCCGAAGCCGTCAACTATCAGTTCTACATCTGGTGTTTTTGGAGGTTCTACTTCAGATAGTTTTTCATCGAGTTTTACCGGAGTGACATCCCCACTAGCTTGCTCATCTACTATGCTGTTTTCcgacattattatttaatataatcacaaaaatttgtatggatttgtctaataataatacaatttttactatttattaaaaataaagggacgtataattttgattgaaaatacTAAATTGACATCTTgacaaaaaatagtttttaatttcaacgAGTTGGCTGAGTGCTgctgttttcatatttttttaaaacaagaaaaaaaGTCGTACGTACACAGGTCACTAATAATTTTATCttgttgtaattatttatttaatttaccaCAAAAATTATATCAAACAAAGTTCATTCCaaccttaaaatataatgttttcacCGCCTCACTATtttttgttactaaaacaaGGTCAATTCTATTGCTGGTtggtaatttaattttaatttttgtagttttttattttggttcaaTTCACACTCAGTTGGCGAAAGCAACACCTACGTGTCTCAAaggaaaaaaaacaataatttggcagtgaaaacttatttattgtataaattaaaattaaggcaTGTTAGTATTCTTGTTAAACATATCAAACGTATTTTATACACAGTATCATCTGCACGTAATACAATAATTagcaaataattaattgttgcaAGACGTTGCACAACTGCATTTTTTACGTTGTTTAAAAACTACACCCAAAACACTTTTACACTTTGCTTATCAAGTTCAATGGAATTGGTCTTCCATTTGTTGTCAGCTATGTCTTTTAAAAAGTCGACCTCTTTGCAAGGAGACGGTGGTATTATATTGATGATAGGCAGTCCGATCTCTTGAAAAGAACTCATTGACGAGAAACCACTTTCGTCTTCTATAAAATTCGACGACGCCCTATAATCATTTCTTTTGTCAGGTGTTTGTACTACATTTTCAATGGATTCTAGGCCcgtttgtgtaattttttgttcattaccAAATACTTTTATGCCGGTGGAATCGTTTTCTAATTTGCAAGTAAGAGATGATTCCGACATTATAAATTCGTTTACGATTCTAGTGCTCGTCTCTTTTATTTCGTTAGTTCCGCCATTGTGAGCACTTTTGCAGTTAGTTTCTAGAGTGATTGAGTCAGCCGTGTCCTCCTCGATCAAGTTTAAACACCCAGAAGACACGTTCTGAATGACACTTTCTTTTCTAATATTGTCGGTTAACTGTAAAATGTCATTGTTTTTTTCGATACACGTACAAGCGAGATCAGGTAGTTTTGTGCTAAGAACCGTGTTGGCAAGAGTTATTAGTCTCGACATCTCCTCGGCTATTTTTTGACCAGTTTCACTTTCGGAGACTAAAGAAATTTTGGACTGACTCCTGAAAAGTACAAGAAATCGTTACTATTAATGATAATTGTGGAGCATGCAAATCAAAAAGTGAAACCAATAAAACCTACCAGATGCTGGTGCAATCTTTTTGCCCATTAACGTTACTAATCGATTTACTTATTTTCCTTGTACTTATTTTCTTGGTGGGACTGATAGAGTATTCCATATTTTTATTGACATGGAACACAGATCTAGATCTAGGCAAGTCTGTTATGTTCAGAGATTTTTGGTATAACTTTTCAGTTATTATTTCTGGCTCATTTTGTTGATATTCAATATGTTCCTTCACCCTGCTCAAAAACGACACTATTTGCTTAAGTAACGCAATATGCATCTGTCTGTTTGCTTCGGTCTGAAAAAGAATGATTAAATTGGGAACGTGTAATCAAACAATATGAGcttagcataaaataataaaaaatatgacaattGCTCAGCAGCAGCGCAGCATTTCGCAAAGCTCGCttaaattaacaaattaatttttaaaacattggtgcaccaataaaaaaaaaaatgaaaaaatacctGAGCAAGCTGCCATCTAAGCGTGTCTACCTCCATGTTCAATACATTAACTTCTGTTCTTCTTATGTCGGGATTGATTTTTGGCGATTTGTCCAGAGGTTTGACAACTTCATCAATTCGTTTCTCCGATGGTATTATTCGCAAGAACTTTGCGCCTGTTTCTTTTATTTCTGTTACCTGTAACAAAAGAACAACACATGAATTCATTACTAGTTTCTTGTCAATTGCCAGGTGAGAGTTTTGATTGGCCTCCGCATAAGAACTAATCCTACGAACATCAATTGAAGCAGACATACCACTAAATTGTTCCTGATTCATAATTCCTTCGTTCTTTCCATGGGAAAACTATTCCGACGCACGCTATTCATGTCTAGATGAAATTATTGgaagaaattattattgatgtaaACGGTAACTAAACAGTTGGTTGATTTATACGTTTTGCGAAGTGAATTATGAACAATAAATCATGGTGCGTTAGTGTCGTGGGAGGTGGGATGTGGGGAATAAAAACAATCCAATAGCGGTGGTCCCGTTATCTCTTTGTGTGACTCAGCAAAAACCTGGGATTGAACCGATGTCAAAGGTATCCCACGCCATGAATGCTCTGACCTCTATGCAAACGCAAAAAATCAGCAACGATGCTGTACTGCCGTGTACAGTTATAATAACTAAACATTGCTATCGAAAGTGTGTTAATATATTCGTGACTATATTTGTGTATTTGAATGATTAATAATACAAAACGTACTCACGGCTTCCATTTTTGGGATTATACAACCAAAGTATGTGAAACGCAAGCGATATTAAAACATCGACTAAAGCATTGTCTCGTTAAATAACAAGCGGTAATTTCGCTTAAGTCATTGTATAAATTAACAATATTGGTCATGCTATTTCCTATCGTGTCTATAACAAGAGTTAAACTTACAAGTATGACCCTGGATGAAGAAAATTAAAGTGGAAGGCACCGAGgcgtgtattataatataacgtaagcttaaaatctttttatttaagGCCAAGCACCGCATAAGTGCAAAAACCTCTTCCATTTCCGTTGTATTCTATGGACCATGATTGGGAGCTTATAACCCGTGACTGCTTACAAAACATTAACATGAATAAAGGCCAAAACTATTGAGCAAGTGAAGATGGTTGATTAATTACACTGTAAGCAATAAAGACTCATTTTGatgggaaaaaattataatgacCAAATTAAAGAGTAACTATTTTCACAATGGATAAGTACTGACAAAATTTAGTAAGATAACGTTCACATACAATGCCTCTacataataaaaacgtttttatgaGTTGTTATGAGCTTCTGTAGACTTAAGAGCACTTTATAAAATCACATAAGCAGTTAATGTTTCACTAgttcattgcaactttgtgtaACTATCATAATCTCTGCTACttatttcttaatttgtttAACATAATTAACTTAATTATCGTAAcatgtaacttgtaagtaacCCTTTTCTGCTTTGAATGGTTGTATAAACGCAAATCATCACGCTAAATCTGTGAAATGTTAACAACTCtgtcattatgttttttgtagATCACAGTTATTTTTGGTGAATAATCGTAAATTCATAAAAAGGTAGATTCATCAAAACGCAGTCAGGGTCAAGGGTTAGATATGAGATATTGGAAATACGTCTTGGTTTAATTTTGAAGTCAAAACTCAATTTGTTTAACaacaacaattttgtttttatcataGAGTAAAGAAAATTGCTGAATGAAGAGCAGCTAATAATCAAAAATCTGTGCATTTGTAACGTATAATCTGTAGAATTGATTTGATGCTATTACGGCGTGCGTTATCGTAATTCATTGCCGAGTTTACAGAATTTTggtcaaaattataataattgaagttAGATTGTGTTATCATTGAAGCGAGTGAATCGAAGTTTGAAAATTCAATAATAGTTTCATTTCATTATTCCATAATTGTGTATTCAATGGGGTCATCGTTGAGTTGATTGTATGCACTTGTCGGGGGTAGGGTAGCTTCCGAGGGCCCCGGCCGGATATAGCCGTCACGCGTCGCCGCCTGCGCATGACGGGCTTACCACACTGCTAGCCGACCAAATTCAAACGACCAACACTCAAAACACAACAACGATACAGCCCACCTCCTCAAAACCGCCGCGCTACGTTACGTAACCGGTGAAAATGATATctcatgtttttaatttttcttataCCATTGACCGATTTACACCTGTAATATAAGGTTAGCCTTGGTTCCGTGCTAGTGCATCGACACACGAGAAGCGAAACGGGCAACATGATATGAAACGTTATCGCTGACATAAATAGGTCAATAAACAAAGATGTGACCGTTACTAGCCGGTCAGAGAATAAGATCATCGAAGTTGTAAAAACTAAGCCAAATGCCAGAAGCCATGGAGCTGCTCACGCTTGATCACATTAGTACGACAATGACTATAACAAATTGACCATTCACAGTTCACAGAAGTTATTACGACACCAAGAATTGAGCTGTTATGGATATGAAATCAAATCTCACAAAAACACTACTGATTTTAATGGAATCTCAAATAAGCATCTTGCTCGTTTCTATAAATTACTGTTTGTGTGTGTCAAATAGAAACGAGCAAGATGATCCAAGAGTAATGATCAAGAAAATGTGTTGTATGAATTTTCTAATCTTACAATATACTAGAAGTAGAAATAGAAAAATGGGAAATCCGAAATGCTCTTCTTACCCCATACCTTCAAGTTTTATCAATTTACGTATCAGTTGTTAGTCAATCTTATATTTTTCATTCCTCTTTTAATTGTTACCTCATTCGAATACCGTAATTATAATGTCCGTTACCTGTATTTAGTATTTTGAATGGcttattgtttataaataagCCAACGCATCAATTGTGATCAAATCTTCAAACGGTTATTATTCTCGTTATAACAATGCACTATGTGTGTATGAGTGGTTATAGAGATATGTTATGTATGGGGTTAATTATATTTATCCCGATTCAAGAATTTGAACTTACAAATAAGTTGAAATATATACTCTTCTCAATAAAatcaacttttttatagtaCCAACTATTCTATCCGAAAAAAATTGGCTATTAATACAGCTAATCCTATAATACTTTTGTATGACGTCAGGTTTTTGCTAATAATAATGTGTGAAAATATTAACCATGTTTACCAGTTTAAAAACAATACAATCAGTGAAAGAATAAATGCTATGAGATATAAAAACTTTTCATATCTCTCAGCATATTTTATTTGAGAAGGCAAATATATATTCATATAAGTCTCTTGAGAAGaacaataattgaagacgtgagttgaagaacaagctataactaacattttgtaacatacggatatttactcattttttcccaaATAATCTGAACAAACCATATTGTAACTTATATAGGTCATCACCtgcttaaggcgacgccttgataatttggctgtaacgatatcgatttttctcagcaaagactaaagctaagaaattatagttcattgtcagtattcatcatgcctttgtttttgaattacccatagcataacacgatcggtcaacttttataacacagaataatatcaatcaaaaagacctctgtaaaaaagggattcctattttgccaacagaggagagtgatttaagcttccaaatttttacataaattggtttaagcatacactttaatttgcccatagcttaaattaaatgtatttatggtttttaaattacgcaacaaaaaccattttgtcgctacgccctttccGTTTTTTGCTgctccattgcttgttttctaaaacaagcaatctaaaacatatccaacacggtttttactttaacgcgacgTCACcttaatatagatattttatatcTGACTACACATCAattgcacatttttttttattccaaatcattcttccggccctaaagccggcatttatgcaaaaaacgacatttttttttaatgttacttAAATATTGTGTTCTTCCACACATGTCTTC encodes:
- the LOC121739059 gene encoding uncharacterized protein LOC121739059, which codes for MFHSLEPAMEDGFNRPVESIMQCEDFKSNFARKLSNRYTSRSVARQDSVFKLRLPEKQELLNSVTEIKETGAKFLRIIPSEKRIDEVVKPLDKSPKINPDIRRTEVNVLNMEVDTLRWQLAQTEANRQMHIALLKQIVSFLSRVKEHIEYQQNEPEIITEKLYQKSLNITDLPRSRSVFHVNKNMEYSISPTKKISTRKISKSISNVNGQKDCTSIWSQSKISLVSESETGQKIAEEMSRLITLANTVLSTKLPDLACTCIEKNNDILQLTDNIRKESVIQNVSSGCLNLIEEDTADSITLETNCKSAHNGGTNEIKETSTRIVNEFIMSESSLTCKLENDSTGIKVFGNEQKITQTGLESIENVVQTPDKRNDYRASSNFIEDESGFSSMSSFQEIGLPIINIIPPSPCKEVDFLKDIADNKWKTNSIELDKQSVKVFWV